The following coding sequences are from one Reyranella humidisoli window:
- a CDS encoding DUF2189 domain-containing protein, whose product MSEPVAVFPGPSPQIRRVPIDRPWVWLAAGWKDLWAAPASGLAWGAGAVAAGWASIALLLWFEQPWLVLPLSAGFFFVGPFMAVGLYETSRRLGAGLPVDGAATLAAWRRNTDQIALMGVVLLLLHLAWMRAAQLLFALFQGQGVPSWDRFTDVLWHSARSLPFLAAGVVIGAALAALAFVIGAFSIPLLLDRRHSNVFEAIATSVAAVRLNPRPMLLWAGLIVLLVAMAMVPGLLGLVVVLPVVAHATWHAYRDVVVFEPAPTSGEATAAASP is encoded by the coding sequence ATGAGCGAACCTGTTGCAGTGTTTCCGGGCCCGTCGCCGCAGATCCGGCGCGTGCCCATAGACCGGCCCTGGGTGTGGCTGGCCGCGGGCTGGAAAGATCTCTGGGCGGCGCCGGCGAGCGGCCTCGCGTGGGGCGCTGGGGCGGTCGCGGCGGGCTGGGCCTCCATCGCGCTGCTGCTGTGGTTCGAGCAGCCCTGGCTGGTCCTGCCGCTCAGTGCCGGCTTCTTCTTCGTGGGACCGTTCATGGCGGTCGGCCTGTACGAAACCAGCCGCCGGCTCGGCGCGGGTCTGCCGGTGGACGGCGCCGCGACGCTGGCCGCCTGGCGGCGCAATACCGACCAGATCGCGCTGATGGGGGTCGTGCTGCTGCTGCTGCATCTCGCGTGGATGCGCGCCGCGCAACTCCTGTTCGCCCTTTTCCAGGGACAGGGCGTGCCGTCGTGGGACCGTTTCACCGACGTCCTCTGGCATTCCGCCCGCAGCCTTCCTTTCCTGGCGGCCGGCGTGGTGATCGGCGCGGCCCTTGCGGCGCTCGCCTTCGTCATCGGTGCTTTTTCGATTCCGCTACTGCTCGACCGCCGCCATTCGAACGTGTTCGAGGCGATCGCCACCTCGGTTGCCGCGGTGCGCCTCAACCCGCGTCCGATGCTGTTGTGGGCGGGCCTGATCGTCCTGCTGGTCGCCATGGCCATGGTGCCGGGGCTGCTCGGCCTGGTCGTCGTGCTGCCGGTGGTGGCGCACGCCACCTGGCACGCCTATCGCGATGTGGTGGTCTTCGAGCCGGCTCCAACCTCCGGTGAAGCCACCGCCGCTGCCTCTCCGTAA
- the ccoN gene encoding cytochrome-c oxidase, cbb3-type subunit I, with amino-acid sequence MSSPAVLSAGARATPHYVEDPIRAAVVLTMFWGVAAFLVGVIIAAQLVWPQLSFDSPYLTFGRLRPLHTSAAIFAFGGTALIGTAFHVVQRTCRARLFGGEPLAWFILLGYQFFIVMAATGYLLGITQSKEYAEPEWFVDLWLTIVWVAYLLAYLGTVLKREEPHIYVANWFYLAFIVTIAMLHIVNNLALPVSITGTKSYGAWSGVQDAMIQWWYGHNAVGFFLTAAFLGMMYYYIPKAANRPVYSYRLSIVHFWSLVFMYIWAGPHHLHYTSLPDWAQTLGMVFSVMLWMPSWGGMINGLMTLSGAWDKLRTDPGLRFSVTAVGFYGMSTFEGPVMSIKAVNSLSHYTDWTIGHVHSGALGWVAFIVFGTLYYMVPKLWNRTGMWSTRLMGWHYWISTIGIVLYITAMWVSGIMQGLMWRAYDELGFLQYSFVETVAAMQPFYAIRLLGGIFFLTGGLLMAYNMWRTIRGEATLAARPRPALAA; translated from the coding sequence ATGTCGAGTCCAGCCGTGCTGTCAGCCGGTGCGCGAGCAACGCCGCACTATGTCGAGGATCCGATCCGGGCCGCCGTCGTATTGACGATGTTCTGGGGGGTTGCGGCCTTCCTTGTCGGCGTCATCATCGCCGCCCAGCTCGTCTGGCCGCAGCTCAGCTTCGACAGCCCCTACCTCACCTTCGGGCGCCTGCGGCCGCTGCACACGTCGGCGGCGATCTTCGCCTTCGGCGGCACCGCGCTGATCGGCACCGCCTTCCACGTCGTGCAGCGCACCTGCCGCGCCCGCCTTTTCGGCGGCGAGCCGCTCGCCTGGTTCATCCTGCTCGGCTACCAGTTCTTCATCGTCATGGCCGCCACCGGCTACCTGCTCGGCATCACGCAGAGCAAGGAGTACGCCGAGCCCGAATGGTTCGTCGACCTGTGGTTGACGATCGTCTGGGTCGCCTACCTGCTGGCCTATCTCGGCACCGTGCTGAAGCGCGAGGAGCCGCACATCTACGTGGCCAACTGGTTCTACCTCGCCTTCATCGTCACCATCGCGATGCTGCACATCGTGAACAACCTCGCGCTGCCGGTGTCGATCACCGGGACCAAGAGCTACGGTGCCTGGTCGGGCGTGCAGGATGCGATGATCCAGTGGTGGTACGGCCACAACGCGGTCGGTTTCTTCCTGACCGCGGCCTTCCTCGGCATGATGTACTATTACATCCCGAAGGCGGCGAACCGGCCGGTCTATTCCTACCGCCTGTCCATCGTGCACTTCTGGTCCCTGGTGTTCATGTACATCTGGGCCGGCCCGCATCACCTGCACTACACGTCGCTCCCCGACTGGGCGCAGACGCTCGGCATGGTCTTCTCGGTGATGCTGTGGATGCCAAGCTGGGGCGGCATGATCAACGGCCTGATGACGCTGTCGGGCGCCTGGGACAAGCTGCGCACCGATCCCGGCCTGCGCTTCTCCGTCACCGCCGTCGGCTTCTACGGCATGTCGACGTTCGAGGGCCCGGTCATGTCGATCAAGGCCGTCAATTCGCTCAGTCACTACACCGACTGGACGATCGGCCATGTCCATTCCGGCGCGCTGGGCTGGGTCGCCTTCATCGTGTTCGGCACGCTCTACTACATGGTGCCGAAGCTGTGGAACCGGACGGGCATGTGGTCGACGCGCCTGATGGGCTGGCACTACTGGATCTCGACCATCGGCATCGTCCTCTACATCACGGCGATGTGGGTGAGCGGCATCATGCAGGGTTTGATGTGGCGTGCCTACGATGAGCTCGGCTTCCTCCAGTACTCGTTCGTCGAGACGGTCGCGGCCATGCAGCCCTTCTATGCCATCCGGCTGCTGGGCGGGATCTTCTTCCTCACCGGTGGGCTGTTGATGGC